In Penaeus chinensis breed Huanghai No. 1 chromosome 19, ASM1920278v2, whole genome shotgun sequence, a single genomic region encodes these proteins:
- the LOC125035478 gene encoding uncharacterized protein LOC125035478, with product MFSLIVFLAVSGAAYAEPQQGYGAPAPPPPSSGYSYGAPDLRASASNINNQQEQDPIAALAANIPGGGVPGEDYPILASVPDTGFSCEDQEFPGYYADTAPEAGCQVFHICQFDGRHDAFLCPNGTIFNQQYFVCDWWFNVDCAASEQFVGLNADIGKVPDNAAAASDVSLAASYGAPPAPSRSYGSPSRF from the exons ATGTTCTCGTTGATTGTCTTTCTCG CCGTCAGCGGTGCCGCCTATGCTGAGCCTCAGCAGGGTTACGGCGCCCCTGCCCCACCGCCTCCTTCCTCAGGATACTCATACGGAGCGCCGGACTTAAGGGCCTCCGCGTCCAATATCAACAACCAGCAGGAACAGGACCCCATCGCCGCCCTGGCCGCCAACATCCCCGGCGGAGGCGTCCCTGGCGAGGACTACCCCATCCTGGCCTCCGTccccgacaccggcttctcgtgcgaGGACCAGGAATTCCCAGGCTACTATGCTGACACCGCCCCGGAGGCCGGTTGCCAAGTGTTCCACATCTGCCAGTTCGACGGCCGCCACGACGCCTTCCTGTGCCCCAACGGcaccatcttcaaccagcagtactTCGTGTGcgactggtggttcaacgtggactgcGCCGCGTCCGAGCAGTTCGTCGGCCTCAACGCCGACATCGGGAAGGTCCCCGACAACGCGGCCGCCGCCTCCGACGTCTCCCTTGCAGCATCCTATGGCGCTCCGCCAGCCCCTTCCAGATCTTACGGTTCCCCTTCTCGGTTTTAA
- the LOC125035477 gene encoding uncharacterized protein LOC125035477: protein MNPLFLVFLAAVAQANRLPGGAPSSGYGAPPPPPSNGNGYSYGAQDLQAAASSFDVAAAEDPIAALAANIPGGGVPGEDYPILASVPDTGFSCEDQEFPGYYADTAPEAGCQVFHICQFDGRHDAFLCPNGTIFNQQYFVCDWWFNVDCAASEQFVGLNADIGKVPDNAAAASDASLATSYGAPQAQASAQVPVQAPNQFYGTPQTQASAPAPVQTPNQFYGAPSRSG, encoded by the exons ATGAACccactcttcctcgtcttccttg CGGCCGTGGCGCAGGCCAACCGTCTTCCCGGTGGAGCACCGTCTTCTGGCTAcggcgcccctcctcctcctccctctaacgGTAACGGCTACTCCTACGGCGCCCAGGACCTCCAGGCGGCCGCCTCCAGCTTCGACGTCGCCGCAGCCGAGGACCCCATCGCCGCCCTGGCCGCCAACATCCCCGGCGGAGGCGTCCCTGGCGAGGACTACCCCATCCTGGCCTCCGTccccgacaccggcttctcgtgcgaGGACCAGGAATTCCCAGGCTACTATGCTGACACCGCCCCGGAGGCCGGCTGCCAAGTGTTCCACATCTGCCAGTTCGACGGCCGCCACGACGCCTTCCTGTGCCCCAACGGcaccatcttcaaccagcagtactTCGTGTGcgactggtggttcaacgtggactgcGCCGCGTCCGAGCAGTTCGTCGGCCTCAACGCCGACATCGGAAAGGTCCCCGACAACGCGGCCGCCGCCTCCGACGCCTCCCTCGCCACCTCCTACGGCGCTCCTCAGGCTCAGGCCTCGGCTCAGGTCCCCGTGCAGGCTCCCAACCAGTTCTATGGCACTCCTCAGACCCAGGCATCTGCCCCCGCGCCCGTCCAGACTCCCAACCAGTTCTACGGCGCCCCCAGCAGGAGCGGCTAA